One Clostridium novyi NT genomic window carries:
- a CDS encoding FAD-dependent oxidoreductase — protein sequence MSRKFLIIGGVAGGASTAARLRRLSEEDQIIMFERGPHVSFSNCCLPYHLSGVVEEAQNLVLMSPEKFLAQYNIEARVNNEVIAIDKDNKEVTVKNVLTGEEYKESYDKLMLSPGAKPIVPNIKGIEDVNVFTVRNVVDIDKLNNFVKAMETKNVSVIGGGFIGIEVAENLKEAGYNVTLIEAMPQVMKIFDYDMVQILHKELYDQGVNLIVGDKVSSFEKDTVVLESGKKVEAGAVVMAIGVTPETELAVKAGLELGVTGAIKVDQNYRTSNSDIYAVGDAIEVYNALTGKMMKLPLAGPAQKQAREAADHMHGMLVKNTGYIGSSVIKCFDYNGASTGLTEGMIKALNLDINYEVVKVIPGDKVGLMPGCEPLHFKLLFEIPTGKILGAQAIGRGNVDKRVDIIATAIKFNAKIDDLRDLELCYAPPFGTAKDVVNFAGYVGSNLLRGAFKQVSESDVRDLVQSGAFIIDVREKDEYELSHIKGALNIPLSELRERVNEIPKDKPVYLHCRSAQRSYNAVMALQHLGFTNVYNVSGGFMGISFYEYFNDQTTGREKIVTDYNFL from the coding sequence ATGAGTAGAAAATTTTTAATTATAGGTGGAGTTGCAGGTGGAGCATCTACAGCGGCAAGATTAAGAAGACTTAGCGAAGAGGATCAAATAATAATGTTTGAAAGAGGACCTCATGTGTCATTTTCAAATTGTTGTCTACCATATCATTTAAGTGGTGTAGTAGAAGAAGCACAAAATTTGGTTCTTATGAGTCCAGAAAAGTTTTTAGCACAGTACAACATAGAAGCAAGAGTAAACAATGAAGTTATAGCTATTGATAAGGATAATAAAGAAGTAACTGTTAAAAATGTATTAACTGGAGAAGAGTATAAGGAAAGCTATGATAAGTTAATGTTATCTCCAGGAGCAAAACCAATTGTTCCAAATATTAAAGGTATTGAAGATGTAAATGTATTTACAGTGAGAAATGTTGTTGATATAGACAAGCTAAATAATTTTGTAAAGGCAATGGAAACAAAAAATGTATCAGTAATTGGTGGAGGATTTATAGGAATAGAAGTTGCTGAAAACTTAAAGGAAGCTGGATATAATGTAACTTTAATTGAAGCTATGCCTCAAGTTATGAAGATATTTGATTATGATATGGTACAAATTCTTCATAAAGAATTATATGATCAAGGTGTTAATTTAATTGTTGGAGACAAAGTAAGTTCATTTGAAAAAGATACTGTTGTATTAGAATCAGGGAAAAAAGTAGAAGCTGGAGCTGTTGTTATGGCAATAGGAGTTACTCCTGAAACTGAACTTGCAGTTAAAGCTGGTCTTGAACTTGGGGTTACAGGAGCAATAAAAGTAGATCAAAATTATAGAACTAGCAATTCAGATATTTATGCTGTTGGAGATGCTATTGAAGTTTATAATGCATTAACTGGCAAGATGATGAAGTTGCCACTTGCAGGACCTGCTCAAAAACAAGCTAGAGAAGCTGCGGACCATATGCATGGAATGCTTGTTAAAAATACTGGTTACATTGGTTCATCAGTAATTAAATGTTTTGATTATAATGGAGCATCAACTGGTCTTACTGAAGGAATGATAAAAGCACTTAATTTAGATATTAATTATGAAGTTGTAAAAGTAATACCAGGAGATAAGGTTGGTTTAATGCCAGGATGTGAGCCACTTCACTTTAAATTACTTTTCGAAATTCCAACAGGAAAAATTTTAGGAGCTCAAGCAATAGGAAGAGGAAATGTAGATAAGAGAGTAGATATAATTGCTACAGCTATTAAATTTAATGCAAAAATAGATGATTTAAGAGATTTAGAATTATGCTATGCACCACCATTTGGAACTGCTAAAGATGTAGTTAATTTTGCAGGATATGTAGGCTCAAACTTACTTCGTGGAGCATTTAAACAAGTTTCCGAAAGTGATGTGAGAGACTTAGTACAAAGTGGAGCTTTCATAATTGATGTAAGAGAAAAGGATGAATATGAATTAAGCCATATAAAGGGAGCTTTAAATATTCCTCTTAGTGAGTTAAGAGAAAGAGTAAATGAAATTCCAAAGGATAAACCGGTATACTTACATTGCAGAAGTGCACAAAGAAGCTACAATGCGGTAATGGCATTACAACATTTAGGATTTACTAATGTATACAATGTATCAGGTGGATTTATGGGGATTTCTTTCTACGAATATTTCAATGACCAAACAACAGGTAGAGAAAAAATAGTTACAGATTATAATTTCCTATAA
- a CDS encoding alanine:cation symporter family protein, producing the protein MGGNNIVQILGNIVAFVSKYLWNLFLPLIILASIFVNYKMIKFRGIISKKDKTKWKLSKMKSALSISLSSKIGTGAIIGVLAAMWKTSNNGVGGESIVLWIFIGMFLLVPLTYSEVLFSQVTRMNPRKFIDKYVGKKAGAMYAICLVILYSFGFVGFQMTGIQSVINIFSKQNFNYEFTQNGRLLFIVLPILLVVSIIVITKSHKIFINTLGSLVSIIILLYGIFFISFVFSTRSFIPNYFSEIWKDFINFKSASIGIPIGLIIGLQRIIQISETGLGTSALASSDAENSPRREAFIQMLSTIITTFIAVVITSYVFMYGRYNLGITLTGDGFHRISGYLSSIITVTGYLGEGIIMIFFILSGLTTVLGSFHFLNITINASENKRILFYLSLITLSGILSIANFDVIFDASDLLMFIVASINILAMVIFVSKHIDKFNIKTGGIDNE; encoded by the coding sequence TTGGGAGGTAATAATATAGTTCAAATACTAGGAAACATAGTCGCATTTGTTAGTAAATATTTATGGAATTTGTTTTTACCGTTAATTATATTAGCATCAATATTCGTTAATTATAAAATGATAAAGTTTAGAGGGATCATAAGTAAAAAGGATAAAACAAAGTGGAAATTATCTAAGATGAAAAGTGCTCTTTCAATATCCCTTTCTTCAAAGATTGGTACTGGCGCTATAATTGGAGTTTTAGCAGCAATGTGGAAGACATCTAATAATGGTGTTGGGGGAGAGAGTATAGTTCTATGGATTTTTATAGGGATGTTTTTATTAGTTCCTTTAACATATTCAGAGGTTTTGTTTTCTCAAGTAACAAGAATGAATCCAAGAAAGTTTATAGACAAATATGTTGGAAAAAAGGCAGGAGCTATGTATGCTATTTGTTTAGTAATATTATATTCCTTTGGATTTGTGGGATTTCAAATGACAGGAATACAAAGTGTTATAAATATATTTTCTAAACAAAATTTCAATTATGAATTTACTCAAAATGGGAGACTTTTATTTATAGTTTTGCCAATTCTTTTGGTGGTTTCAATTATAGTAATAACCAAAAGTCATAAGATTTTTATAAATACATTAGGCTCATTAGTATCAATAATAATTTTACTTTATGGAATATTTTTTATATCATTTGTGTTTTCAACTAGAAGCTTTATACCTAATTATTTTTCAGAAATTTGGAAAGATTTCATTAATTTTAAATCGGCATCTATAGGAATTCCTATAGGTCTCATAATAGGACTTCAGAGAATTATTCAAATAAGTGAAACCGGACTTGGAACCAGTGCACTTGCAAGTTCTGATGCTGAAAATTCTCCAAGACGTGAAGCTTTTATACAGATGTTATCAACTATAATCACAACATTTATAGCGGTTGTAATAACCTCTTATGTTTTCATGTATGGAAGATATAATTTAGGGATAACTCTAACGGGAGATGGATTTCATAGAATATCAGGTTATTTAAGTAGCATAATTACTGTAACTGGATATTTAGGAGAGGGAATTATTATGATTTTCTTTATATTATCTGGACTTACAACAGTGCTTGGTTCATTCCATTTTCTTAATATAACAATAAACGCAAGTGAAAATAAGAGAATTTTATTCTATTTAAGTTTAATAACACTATCAGGAATTTTAAGTATTGCAAATTTTGATGTTATTTTTGATGCATCTGATCTTTTAATGTTCATAGTTGCATCTATAAATATTTTAGCCATGGTCATATTTGTATCAAAGCATATAGATAAATTTAATATAAAAACAGGAGGTATAGATAATGAGTAG